A region from the Ctenopharyngodon idella isolate HZGC_01 chromosome 13, HZGC01, whole genome shotgun sequence genome encodes:
- the LOC127525131 gene encoding trace amine-associated receptor 7c-like — protein MSNWGVTNADYQTIQYCFINNNLSCTRSIRPEVEYIIVYIFVALTSVFTVFLNLLVIISISHFKQLHTPTNVLILSLAVADLIVGLILMPVQGMKLIEPCWYFGEIFCSIFPFIAFVVVVASLGTLIIISVDRFIAVNDPLRYPMKVNNNRAVVSIVVNWLFSFMYNFYLLYEFLLYPERNHTCIGECILSVKLENIILDAFVCLVVPCCIIIPLYVKICFVANYQAKHVNSVTDKKAKSEKKAARTLGIVVLVYLLFWTPYYLYSLSGGHDENDSLIIKVMDWIVCMNSCMNPLIYAMFYRWFRLSAKYILTMKIFEPSSAYLNLFPEEK, from the coding sequence ATGTCTAACTGGGGAGTGACAAACGCAGATTATCAAACCATCCAATACTGCTTTATAAACAACAATTTGTCTTGTACCAGAAGTATCCGACCTGAAGTGGAGTACATTATTGTGTACATTTTCGTTGCTCTAACATCAGTGTTCACCGTGTTTCTGAACCTTTTGGTGATCATCTCCATCTCACACTTCAAGCAGCTCCACACTCCCACCAATGTGCTGATCCTCTCTCTGGCAGTGGCTGATCTGATCGTAGGACTGATTCTCATGCCAGTGCAGGGAATGAAACTGATTGAGCCATGCTGGTACTTTGGAGAAATATTTTGCTCTATATTTCCTTTTATTGCTTTTGTGGTTGTCGTGGCATCTCTTGGTactttgattattatatctgtGGATCGATTCATTGCTGTGAATGACCCTTTGCGATATCCAATGAAGGTCAATAATAACAGAGCTGTTGTTTCTATTGTTGTAAACTGGTTATTCTCCTTCATGTATAATTTTTATCTGTTGTATGAGTTTTTACTGTATCCAGAGAGGAACCACACATGTATTGGAGAATGCATACTTTCTGTGAAGTTGGAAAATATAATACTagatgcttttgtttgtttagtggTACCTTGCTGTATAATTATTCCTTTATATGTGAAAATCTGCTTTGTAGCAAACTATCAAGCGAAGCATGTAAATTCAGTCACAGACAAAAAGGCCAAATCAGAAAAAAAGGCTGCAAGAACCTTAGGGATTGTAGTACTGGTTTATCTTCTTTTCTGGACGCCATACTATTTATATTCTCTTTCTGGTGGGCATGATGAAAATGACTCTCTTATAATTAAAGTAATGGATTGGATTGTGTGCATGAATTCCTGTATGAATCCACTTATATATGCAATGTTTTATCGATGGTTCAGACTGTcagcaaaatacattttgacaatgaaaatatttgaaCCTTCATCTGCATACTTAAATCTGTTCCCAGAAGAGAAATGA